One segment of Danio aesculapii chromosome 3, fDanAes4.1, whole genome shotgun sequence DNA contains the following:
- the dcaf7 gene encoding DDB1- and CUL4-associated factor 7 isoform X1: protein MSLHGKRKEIYKYEAPWTVYAMNWSVRPDKRFRLALGSFVEEYNNKVQLVGLEEESSEFVCRNTFDHPYPTTKIMWIPDTKGVYPDLLATSGDYLRIWRVNDTETRLECLLNNNKNSDFCAPLTSFDWNEVDPNLLGTSSIDTTCTIWGLETGQVLGRVNLVSGHVKTQLIAHDKEVYDIAFSRAGGGRDMFASVGADGSVRMFDLRHLEHSTIIYEDPQHHPLLRLCWNKQDPNYLATMAMDGMEVVILDVRVPCTPVARLNNHRACVNGIAWAPHSSCHICTAVADDHQALIWDIQQMPRAIEDPILAYTAEGEINNVQWASTQPDWIAICYNNCLEILRV from the exons ATGTCGTTGCACGGTAAACGAAAAGAGATCTACAAATACGAGGCGCCATGGACCGTCTATGCCATGAACTGGAGCGTCAGACCCGACAAGCGCTTTCGGCTCGCGCTCGGCAGCTTCGTCGAGGAGTACAACAACAAG GTCCAGCTGGTTGGTCTTGAGGAGGAGAGCTCAGAGTTTGTATGCAGAAACACTTTTGATCATCCGTACCCCACCACCAAGATCATGTGGATCCCAGACACCAAAGGGGTCTATCCAGACCTGCTGGCCACCAGTGGAGACTATCTGCGCATATGGAGG gTGAATGATACGGAGACCCGTCTGGAGTGTCtgctgaataataataagaactcTGATTTCTGTGCACCCCTCACCTCATTTGACTGGAATGAAGTGGACCCCAACCTTCTGG GGACATCTAGTATTGACACCACCTGCACAATCTGGGGTCTAGAGACAGGACAGGTCCTGGGGAGAGTCAACCTAGTGTCAGGTCACGTCAAAACGCAGCTAATTGCTCATGACAAGGAG GTCTATGACATCGCATTCAGCCGTGCGGGTGGAGGACGGGATATGTTTGCATCAGTGGGAGCAGACGGATCTGTGCGTATGTTTGATCTGCGACACCTAGAGCACAGCACCATCATCTATGAGGACCCTCAACACCACCCGCTGCTGCGCCTCTGCTGGAACAAACAGGACCCTAACTACTTGGCCACCATGGCAATGGATGGCATGGag GTGGTGATTCTGGATGTGCGTGTGCCGTGTACACCAGTCGCTCGACTCAATAATCACCGTGCCTGTGTGAACGGCATTGCTTGGGCACCTCATTCCTCTTGCCACATATGTACAGCA GTAGCGGACGATCACCAGGCTCTGATCTGGGACATCCAGCAGATGCCGAGGGCCATCGAGGACCCCATCCTGGCCTACACAGCCGAGGGCGAGATCAACAACGTGCAGTGGGCCTCCACTCAGCCCGACTGGATCGCCATTTGCTACAACAACTGCCTGGAGATCCTGCGGGTGTAG
- the dcaf7 gene encoding DDB1- and CUL4-associated factor 7 isoform X2 — MSLHGKRKEIYKYEAPWTVYAMNWSVRPDKRFRLALGSFVEEYNNKVQLVGLEEESSEFVCRNTFDHPYPTTKIMWIPDTKGVYPDLLATSGDYLRIWRVNDTETRLECLLNNNKNSDFCAPLTSFDWNEVDPNLLGTSSIDTTCTIWGLETGQVLGRVNLVSGHVKTQLIAHDKEVYDIAFSRAGGGRDMFASVGADGSVRMFDLRHLEHSTIIYEDPQHHPLLRLCWNKQDPNYLATMAMDGMEVVILDVRVPCTPVARLNNHRACVNGIAWAPHSSCHICTAADDHQALIWDIQQMPRAIEDPILAYTAEGEINNVQWASTQPDWIAICYNNCLEILRV; from the exons ATGTCGTTGCACGGTAAACGAAAAGAGATCTACAAATACGAGGCGCCATGGACCGTCTATGCCATGAACTGGAGCGTCAGACCCGACAAGCGCTTTCGGCTCGCGCTCGGCAGCTTCGTCGAGGAGTACAACAACAAG GTCCAGCTGGTTGGTCTTGAGGAGGAGAGCTCAGAGTTTGTATGCAGAAACACTTTTGATCATCCGTACCCCACCACCAAGATCATGTGGATCCCAGACACCAAAGGGGTCTATCCAGACCTGCTGGCCACCAGTGGAGACTATCTGCGCATATGGAGG gTGAATGATACGGAGACCCGTCTGGAGTGTCtgctgaataataataagaactcTGATTTCTGTGCACCCCTCACCTCATTTGACTGGAATGAAGTGGACCCCAACCTTCTGG GGACATCTAGTATTGACACCACCTGCACAATCTGGGGTCTAGAGACAGGACAGGTCCTGGGGAGAGTCAACCTAGTGTCAGGTCACGTCAAAACGCAGCTAATTGCTCATGACAAGGAG GTCTATGACATCGCATTCAGCCGTGCGGGTGGAGGACGGGATATGTTTGCATCAGTGGGAGCAGACGGATCTGTGCGTATGTTTGATCTGCGACACCTAGAGCACAGCACCATCATCTATGAGGACCCTCAACACCACCCGCTGCTGCGCCTCTGCTGGAACAAACAGGACCCTAACTACTTGGCCACCATGGCAATGGATGGCATGGag GTGGTGATTCTGGATGTGCGTGTGCCGTGTACACCAGTCGCTCGACTCAATAATCACCGTGCCTGTGTGAACGGCATTGCTTGGGCACCTCATTCCTCTTGCCACATATGTACAGCAG CGGACGATCACCAGGCTCTGATCTGGGACATCCAGCAGATGCCGAGGGCCATCGAGGACCCCATCCTGGCCTACACAGCCGAGGGCGAGATCAACAACGTGCAGTGGGCCTCCACTCAGCCCGACTGGATCGCCATTTGCTACAACAACTGCCTGGAGATCCTGCGGGTGTAG